The proteins below are encoded in one region of Lactuca sativa cultivar Salinas chromosome 3, Lsat_Salinas_v11, whole genome shotgun sequence:
- the LOC111912083 gene encoding uncharacterized protein LOC111912083 isoform X1, with amino-acid sequence MKSKTWRWVLGLIYILAVATIWIAASFVVQSVVDGGVSPFLVTYICNSLFVIYIPLVEIGRYLEDKYANANFLFWRSKDDTNNNNNNTSQGIKESEAINLLVEKDVTEEAVNDDDDDVSMETNVVFPNGEELLDSKGRWTRIRIAKISLLICPFWFLAQLSFNLSLKYTTVTSNTILSSASSLFTFLVSLVFLGEKFTWIKLLSVLLCMGGTIIVSLGDSESGATTVASNPTLGDIFALVSSAFYAVYITLIRKNLPDEDDDAKTGSGKVSMAQFLGFLGLFNLLIFSPVALILHLASLEPFDTISSKQFGLIVGKGLLDNVLSDYLWAKAVLLTTTTVATAGLTIQVPLAAIVDTVIGNAPGFMDYIGAAAVMLGFAGINIPSDTCTAVKESTVELEENHITTTDHQ; translated from the exons ATGAAAAGTAAAACATGGAGATGGGTTTTAGGGTTGATTTACATTCTTGCTGTTGCAACCATTTGGATAGCTGCTAGTTTTGTAGTTCAATCGGTTGTTGATGGTGGTGTATCTCCATTTCTTGTCACATACATATGCAATTCACTGTTTGTAATATACATCCCATTAGTAGAAATCGGGCGTTATTTGGAAGATAAGTATGCAAATGCAAATTTCCTTTTTTGGAGAAGTAAAGATGAtactaacaataataataataacacctCACAAGGAATAAAAGAATCAGAAGCGATCAACCTTCTTGTAGAGAAAGATGTTACAGAGGAAGCtgttaatgatgatgatgatgatgtcagCATGGAAACTAATGTTGTGTTTCCAAATGGAGAAGAATTATTGGACTCAAAAGGGCGTTGGACTCGAATAAGAATTGCAAAAATCAGTCTTTTAATTTGCCCTTTTTGGTTTCTTGCACAGCTTTCGTTTAATCTATCTTTGAAGTATACAACTGTCACT TCGAATACCATTTTAAGCAGTGCATCAAGTCTCTTCACCTTTTTGGTTTCTCTTGTATTCTTGGGAGAAAAGTTCACTTggataaaacttttgagtgttcttCTTTGTATGGGAGGGACTATAATTGTAAGTTTAGGAGATTCAGAAAGTGGAGCAACTACAGTAGCTTCAAACCCTACTCTTGGAGACATTTTTGCCCTTGTTTCATCCGCTTTCTATGCTGTTTACATTACCCTTATCCGGAAAAACTTacctgatgaagatgatgatgcaaAAACCGGGAGTGGGAAAGTCAGCATGGcacaatttctagggtttttagggCTGTTTAATCTCTTGATCTTTTCCCCTGTTGCCCTTATACTTCATTTGGCTAGTCTTGAGCCTTTTGATACAATTAGCTCCAAGCAATTTGGTCTAATTGTTGGAAAAG gTTTATTGGATAATGTGTTGAGTGATTATTTATGGGCAAAAGCTGTTTTACTGACTACAACAACAGTAGCAACAGCAGGGTTGACTATTCAAGTGCCATTAGCGGCTATTGTGGATACTGTGATAGGAAATGCACCCGGTTTCATGGATTACATTGGGGCTGCTGCTGTCATGTTAGGGTTTGCAGGCATTAACATACCTTCGGACACGTGTACAGCTGTAAAAGAATCCACTGTTGAACTTGAAGAAAATCATATAACTACAACTGATCATCAATGA
- the LOC111912083 gene encoding uncharacterized protein LOC111912083 isoform X2, with protein sequence MKSKTWRWVLGLIYILAVATIWIAASFVVQSVVDGGVSPFLVTYICNSLFVIYIPLVEIGRYLEDKYANANFLFWRSKDDTNNNNNNTSQGIKESEAINLLVEKDVTEEAVNDDDDDVSMETNVVFPNGEELLDSKGRWTRIRIAKISLLICPFWFLAQLSFNLSLKYTTVTSNTILSSASSLFTFLVSLVFLGEKFTWIKLLSVLLCMGGTIIVSLGDSESGATTVASNPTLGDIFALVSSAFYAVYITLIRKNLPDEDDDAKTGSGKVSMAQFLGFLGLFNLLIFSPVALILHLASLEPFDTISSKQFGLIVGKVATAGLTIQVPLAAIVDTVIGNAPGFMDYIGAAAVMLGFAGINIPSDTCTAVKESTVELEENHITTTDHQ encoded by the exons ATGAAAAGTAAAACATGGAGATGGGTTTTAGGGTTGATTTACATTCTTGCTGTTGCAACCATTTGGATAGCTGCTAGTTTTGTAGTTCAATCGGTTGTTGATGGTGGTGTATCTCCATTTCTTGTCACATACATATGCAATTCACTGTTTGTAATATACATCCCATTAGTAGAAATCGGGCGTTATTTGGAAGATAAGTATGCAAATGCAAATTTCCTTTTTTGGAGAAGTAAAGATGAtactaacaataataataataacacctCACAAGGAATAAAAGAATCAGAAGCGATCAACCTTCTTGTAGAGAAAGATGTTACAGAGGAAGCtgttaatgatgatgatgatgatgtcagCATGGAAACTAATGTTGTGTTTCCAAATGGAGAAGAATTATTGGACTCAAAAGGGCGTTGGACTCGAATAAGAATTGCAAAAATCAGTCTTTTAATTTGCCCTTTTTGGTTTCTTGCACAGCTTTCGTTTAATCTATCTTTGAAGTATACAACTGTCACT TCGAATACCATTTTAAGCAGTGCATCAAGTCTCTTCACCTTTTTGGTTTCTCTTGTATTCTTGGGAGAAAAGTTCACTTggataaaacttttgagtgttcttCTTTGTATGGGAGGGACTATAATTGTAAGTTTAGGAGATTCAGAAAGTGGAGCAACTACAGTAGCTTCAAACCCTACTCTTGGAGACATTTTTGCCCTTGTTTCATCCGCTTTCTATGCTGTTTACATTACCCTTATCCGGAAAAACTTacctgatgaagatgatgatgcaaAAACCGGGAGTGGGAAAGTCAGCATGGcacaatttctagggtttttagggCTGTTTAATCTCTTGATCTTTTCCCCTGTTGCCCTTATACTTCATTTGGCTAGTCTTGAGCCTTTTGATACAATTAGCTCCAAGCAATTTGGTCTAATTGTTGGAAAAG TAGCAACAGCAGGGTTGACTATTCAAGTGCCATTAGCGGCTATTGTGGATACTGTGATAGGAAATGCACCCGGTTTCATGGATTACATTGGGGCTGCTGCTGTCATGTTAGGGTTTGCAGGCATTAACATACCTTCGGACACGTGTACAGCTGTAAAAGAATCCACTGTTGAACTTGAAGAAAATCATATAACTACAACTGATCATCAATGA